The stretch of DNA CCACTTGTCCTTCGGGCACAAAAAGCTAGACAAGAAGTTAAAGTCCAGCGTCATTGTATGTGGGTGTGGGGACTTTCAGAATGCTCTGAGCATTCTCTTCCACAAGTGGGCGCCACTTGACTTCTCCAGTCAGCAATAGGTCTTCTCCGTCCAGAGAGTCGATGTACtgcatctacaaccatcacacattttacattatGACACAATTTACACTCAATTCcacaaaagtacacacacacacacacacacacacacacacacacacacacacacacacacacacacacacacacacacacacacacacacacacacacacacacacacacacacacacacacacacacacacacacacacacacacacacacacacacacacacacacacacacacctgtttgCGCACGTATTCCACCATGAGCTCCAGCTGGGTGGGGTCTTCACACTGACAGCTGAATAAGTTCCTCCACAGAGCGGCAGCCAGCACGCTGTCATCGGACAGGATGCCCTACACAATCACACCATTAAAGTGATAGGCTTGCGCAGACTTCATCATGTCAAAGTTATCTTGTAGTGTTTGGTTTCACCAAATTTCATTATGAtctctgcaacacacacacacacacacacacacacacacacacacacaccaacctcATCGTATCCAAACAAGGCAGCGTAGAACGTTTCCGTCATGGTTTTAAGTGCTTCCTTTCGATGGATGGCGTCAATCTGCATCAGTAACAAATTACATTACATTGCATTAATGGAATGTTTCACATATCCTAaaaataaatccattaaataaTTTACTTCAGTAAATGCTGTTCCAAGTATTGTACTACACATAAGCCCTTATCTCCACCAGAAGCACATTTCCATATAATAAATTAGTTAGATTTCTCAAATAATTTAGTTTCTTCTATTTTTACATCTACACGTAAAGTCTATGTTTCCATGCTCTCTCTCTAATGCGACTGTTGGCCATACGCTGTGTGCCTCTCGTACACGAGGGAGCGATTGTAGTCATTATAGCTTGTTTTGCTATGTGGAATGTAAATAAAGAGAAGATAATGCTTCATGGAGGAGCATTTCAAATTCTGGATCTAACTGATAACTACAACTTTCCACTGCTATTGGTGTGGTTtggaatgttttaatgtgtttaaatgacacttgtgATTGTTATGATTGTCAGAGACATACaaaaagattgttttttttggtgactgtaactatttactgttaatacaaaCTTGCAGTGAATTATTTTTAATGAGTGATTTACATTTCAATGATGTTGTCTCAATTGTTGTATATGATGTTTAATTCTTACATCACTATATAAAGTATGAACAACGATGTGGATGATCTAAATGAATGAGGTTGATGCGGTCTTCAAGTCATGTGATCTACACCTATTTATTATTGTTGTCCACAGACTAACAAAACATATGCTTATTATTTTTTACTACGTATTAATTTCAATGTGTATACAAAAAAGCTTTAGTGATGAAATACAGCAGTTTAGGTTTTTCTCCACCTGTCTCTCCTCCGGCCAGGATGTGCTGTCACCATGTCACACATTTCTTTGAAAACGTTCTGACACTTATTAAGCGGTTAAGTTTTAtatcatatatttaaaaatagtGACTCATTTCAGTTTCCATCTGAATTTTGGCTGGTGTAGTAACGCTTCCCTCCCCAACACAGTGTTCTACggttgtgaataatgttgtaaaaagcAACGTGTTGGTCCTCCATGGAGATTGGCCAGAGAAAACTTGTTCCCAATCGTATAAGCGAAGTGTGCTAATTTGATTTTTCAAAAGCCAAACACAATCAGGTCAAGGGGTTTCATTGTGTTTGAGAAACCTTATTTTGAGCTGTAAATAGTTTGAGAAataagactaatttagtgcaaggaAACGTACTGACTGAGTGAGGTGTTTGCAACAGCAAACCTCTGCAAGAATGTAAGGGTGtttaataataatcaaacaattccAAACAAGATTTAGTAGAAAGCAACAAAAGAGTAAAGATTACAAAGGATGCCCATCTAGTGTAAACCTGCTAGTAGTAATGTAGAAATACAGTTTAATGTCAATAGGAGACTTACAATGAATACATCCAACCACTAGGAGGCATAAAATTATTTACTCTACTGTACAGTTATGTACAGTGTGAGCGAGATGTTTACTGTTCTTGGATACTTCTGGCCATTACTGATGCCTTTCCATTTGTGTTTGATGACAGAAAGGTCGATTTAGACACTTTAACATTTTATCATCAACTGTTTAAAGTTTAACGTTCATGCCTCCCTGAGACAATGAAGAGTAAATGTGGAGTTGCTGGCTGAGAGTGTAGAAAAAATACATGATACATGCTCTACATATAGTGTTCTGCACCGTGTGTGAACCGACTGCACAGCGCACCTTGTTTTTACAAGCTGACAAAGAAGCTGTGTTCTCTTTGCTGACTCAGCACTTCTCCCGCCTGCAAGCTCTCAGCTTCACGCGCACGCCGCCAACAAAACCACATGGACTTCTCCTACTGTGTACCGCTTACATATTGTGTTCGCACCCGAGGCACGGTCATTAGGAAGTGTGTGACGCGACAAACGGTTAGTAGGCTCACACTCACCCCCATGATCTTACTGCGCTGTTCCACATCCTCCCACATGGAATGCACAATGTAGCGGCACATGTACTTCCCTGCTCGGCCTTCCTGACGCATTCGCACCAGACACATCCTGTCCACCAATCGGCcggtcaatcaattaatcaaacaagCAATATTGTGCCTGTGTGTATGCCTCACCACACGTGCAGCTGCGCGATCAGAAACCACGAGTTGAGCGTGTCAGGCAGCGTGCACCCTGGGGCAAATATAGTAAATGTTAGCGAGGCTCGCTGGTTAACCTTGGCTTGTTTTTGTCAAGAAAAATGCAGCGGCGTACGCTGAAAGAAGTCGTCGTAGTTGATCCTTTCCACGCAGCACGTGTACATTCGCAGTGCGGCAATCTTGATTTTCTGTGGGGATGACATATTGAGACATTTACTGATTGTCTGCCATGATGACAACATGTAGTTATAAACACATGCAGGCGCCTAGTGGACAGTAACACCAAACGCTTCCATCTTAGTGTCCGCCCACATCTACTACAACTCACCCATTTGTTGTACTTGAGGGGTCCCGTGAAGCCCATGGCCTCAATCAGTTTAGTGAAGGCTCCAACTTCCTCCTCGATGTGCTGCGGCGTCTCCTTCACGCTGCACACCTAACATACCAGCAGACTTAGACCAAATAAGACAATCCTAAAAATGCCTTAAACCCTATAATATGCCTCTCAAAGctattaaaacatattttgactTCAATTTTGCACATTATTATACTGAGAAAACGTGTAGTTACACAACATTAAGTCTTGTCAAAACAtcctgctggaaaatgttgagTAAGTTGACTTGCGAAACAGCACCCTTTGCTGGATACACAGCCGCAGCACTCTTTCTTCCCCCTGGCAGAGAGCGCCATCAAACCACTATTTTTTTTGGTTACCATTAAAAatgatggtaacactttagtatggggaacatattctaagtaacaaagacttaatttagagttatttgggcactagagaggttccgcagcctccgaagcagaacctccaggttctgtaacagcttcttcctttAGGCCgtaaaactcttgaacgcatcataataatcccctcaattccccccaaaaatggattaattcGCTGGAATATaaggacaatataacatacatccataaacgtggatgcatatgcaaaagtgcaatatatttatctgtaatctatttatttatatctgcaccttattgcttttttatcctgcactaccatgagctaatgcaacgaaatgtcgttcttatctgtactgtaaagttcaaatttgaatgacaataaaaaggaagtctaagtctaagtcactaggggaacatataggggttagggttactaataagcaatcattctgaggttattgagggaagactcttagttaatggcttactggttgtataataag from Entelurus aequoreus isolate RoL-2023_Sb linkage group LG01, RoL_Eaeq_v1.1, whole genome shotgun sequence encodes:
- the LOC133650310 gene encoding ubiquinol-cytochrome-c reductase complex assembly factor 1; this encodes MWVMYRRPLQSAVRTVLNVNATRTACGKGFQNFQISISRPSAVHLMTCRTLHLSTQVCSVKETPQHIEEEVGAFTKLIEAMGFTGPLKYNKWKIKIAALRMYTCCVERINYDDFFQRCTLPDTLNSWFLIAQLHVWMCLVRMRQEGRAGKYMCRYIVHSMWEDVEQRSKIMGIDAIHRKEALKTMTETFYAALFGYDEGILSDDSVLAAALWRNLFSCQCEDPTQLELMVEYVRKQMQYIDSLDGEDLLLTGEVKWRPLVEENAQSILKVPTPTYNDAGL